Below is a genomic region from Thermodesulfobacteriota bacterium.
AAGGGTACTTCCCCGTGCCGCCCACCGACTCCCAGCATGACCTTCGCGACGAGATGGTCCGCGTGATGTCGCAGGTGGGGCTGAAGATCGAGGCGCAGCACCACGAGGTGGCCACCGCCGGCCAGGCCGAGATCGACCTGCGGTTCGACACGCTGGTGAAGGTCGCCGACGCCCTGCAGTGGTACAAGTACATCGTGAAGAACGTCGCCCGCCGTGCCGGCAAGACCGCCACCTTCATGCCGAAGCCGCTCTTCGCCGACAACGGTTCCGGGATGCACACGCACCAGTCGCTCTGGAAGGGCGGCAAGCCGCTCTTCGCCGGCGAGGAGTACGGCGGCCTCTCCAAGATGGCGCTGTGGTACATCGGCGGCATCCTGAAGCACGCGAAGACGCTGTGCGCCTTCAGCAACCCGACGATGAACTCCTACAAGCGGCTCGTCCCCGGCTTCGAGGCGCCGGTCAACCTGGCGTACTCCAGCCGGAACCGCTCCGCTTCGGTCCGGATCCCGATGTACTCCGCCTCCCCGAAGGCGAAGCGGCTCGAGTTCCGCACCCCCGACCCGTCCTGCAACGGCTACCTCTCCTTCGCCGCGCAGCTCATGGCGGGGCTGGACGGCGTCCAGAACAAGATCGACCCGGGGCAGCCGCTCGACAAGGACATCTACGCGCTGTCTCCGGAGGAGCTGTCCAAGGTCCCGACGACGCCGGGATCGCTCGAGGAGGCGCTCAAGGAGCTGGAGGCGGACCACGACTTCCTGCTCAAGGGCGACGTCTTCACCATCGACGTCATCGAGAAGTGGATCGAGTACAAGATGGAGGCCGAAGTCAATCCGGTGAAGCTGCGGCCGCATCCGCACGAGTTCTTCCTCTACTTCGACTGCTGATCGGAAACGCCTTCGCGCCGCTGTGCGGAAAGGGGCTCCGGGATCCCGGGGCCCCTTTCCCTTGTGCGCGCCCCCGATCCGGGTATCATAGGGAAGATTCCGCCCCGGGGGATGCCGAGATCCGTTCTTATCCGCGAATAACCTTCCCGCCGCTCTTGGCGCCGCTCCTTGCGCTGCTCCTCGCGGCGACCGTCTGCGGCTGCTCCGCAATGTGGTCCGACGGCACGGTCTCCGTGTCGCTGTCGTACCCTTCCGACAACGCGGCGGCCTCCGGCAACGCGGCGGCTTCGGGGATCACCCCCGCCGCGGCCGGCCTACCGTCTTCCCCGTCACCGGCATACACCCTCGATCCCTCGAACCGGATCCTGATCCGCGTGCTCGGCCCGCATTTCGCTCCGATCGAGGCGTGGTTCTACCGCTCCGAGGGTCGCGGCGTGATCCCCAACGTCCCCCCGGGCGAGCGGATCTCCGTCGAGGTGGACGAGTACGACAACACCGCGTCCACTCTCGGCACGAACGCCCCGCTGCTCGGCAGGGGATGGGCCCGCGGCATCGTCCTCGCCCCGGGCGAGGCGAAGACGGTGCCGGTCGCGATGCACGCCAGGGGGACGATCGTGACCGTCTGCGGCGCGCCTCCCTCGGGCGGCGCGGGCACCATGGGCGATACCGGCGACGGCGGCCTCGACAACGAGGCGCTCCTCGGCAACCCGTGCTCCGTGAAGACGGGCCCCGACGGCGCGCTCTACGTTTCCTCTTCCACGTACGGAAAGGTGAAGCGGATCGACCGGTACGGCTACGTCTCGAACTTCGCGGGCGACGGCACCCACGGCACGATCGCCCTTGGCGCCCCCGCCTCCTCCTCCCCGATCGGCTCCGTCGCGGACATCGATATCGATCCCTCCGGCAACATCTATCTGTTCAATTACTGGAACCAGGTCGTCAAGGTCTCCGCCGGTGTCGTTTTCGCGATCCCCTACGACAACGGGATATACAATCCCTCTGCCCGCCCGAATCTGGCCGTGGCGAACGACGACCTCCTCTATTTCGTGAATTACATCGACAGGCGGGTCTACCATCTGTTCCAAACAGCGAAATCCGACTTCGTGGCGGACGGCACCCCGCTCGGGACGGCCTCCCCGTACGACCGGCTCCACTACCCGATCAACGGCCCGTCCGGCGTCGTATACGACCCGCAATCATTCTCCGTGCTGTTCGCGGACACCGAGAACAACCGGATCATGCGCGTCTCCCTTGCGGACGGGATGGTCTACGACCTGGTCGCCGACCCCGGCGGCGCCCCCTTCTCGGAAGGGATCGCCCCCCTCGCAATGGCACCTGTGCGACCGCGCATCGTCGATTATAATCCGATTACCGGCAAGATCTTTTTCGTCGAAACGGCATCCAACCGGATACTCCACATCGATGCGCAGAATAGTGTTCGGGTCTTCG
It encodes:
- the glnA gene encoding type I glutamate--ammonia ligase, which produces MNAKEALAFAKSNNVEMVDLKFMDFIGTWQHFAVPVYELSEDSFEEGFGFDGSSIRGWQPIHASDMLVIPEADTAVMDPFIKRPTLSLICNIVDPITKENYTRDPRNIARKAEAYLKSTGIADTAFFGPEAEFFIFDDIRYATGSNYGYYYIDSDEGTWNSGRDEKPNLGYKPRHKEGYFPVPPTDSQHDLRDEMVRVMSQVGLKIEAQHHEVATAGQAEIDLRFDTLVKVADALQWYKYIVKNVARRAGKTATFMPKPLFADNGSGMHTHQSLWKGGKPLFAGEEYGGLSKMALWYIGGILKHAKTLCAFSNPTMNSYKRLVPGFEAPVNLAYSSRNRSASVRIPMYSASPKAKRLEFRTPDPSCNGYLSFAAQLMAGLDGVQNKIDPGQPLDKDIYALSPEELSKVPTTPGSLEEALKELEADHDFLLKGDVFTIDVIEKWIEYKMEAEVNPVKLRPHPHEFFLYFDC